The DNA sequence GGCGCCTCACCGGGCGGGAGGGCGACGTCGTCGTCGTCGACGGGCGTGCCGTCGTCGTCGAGGACGGGCAGGTGGGCGTGGTTGTCCACCACCGGGCCGGGCAGCGGCTCGGGCGGCTCCGGCCAGCCGCGGGACCCGCGCCCCATCAGCCCTGGCCGCGCAGGCGCGCGAGCTCGTCGTCGACGACGGAGTCGTCCAGCTTGGTGAAGACCGGTACGGGCTTGGCCACCGGCGTCCCGGGCGTCACCGGACGCGGGCCCCACACCGGGACGACGTCGCGGCCGTAGCTGCCGGTGATGACGGGGTACGGGTCGCCGCCGTCGAGGTCCTCGACCTCCTCGATCCGCGGCATGGGCGCGACGTCCCCCGGCCCGCCGAGGACCCGGTCGACGGCGTTGGCCGCGTGCGGCAGGAAGGGCGAGAGCATGACGTTGAGGTCGGAGACGGACTGGGCGAGGGTGTGCAGCACGGTGGCGAGGCGCTGACGCTGCTCGGGGGCCTTGAGCTTGAAGGGCTCGGTGCGGGTGACGTAGGTGTTCGCCTCCCCCACCAGCCGCATCGCCTCGGCCAGCGCGGCGCGCTGGCGGTGGGAGCCGATGGACTCACCGACCGTCGCGAAGCCCGCCCGGACCGTCTCGAGCAGCTCGGTGTCGATCGGCTCGAGCTCCCCGGGCGCGGGGATCTCGCCGAAGCTCTTCGCGATCATCGCCGCGGTGCGGTTGACGAGGTTGCCCCAGCCGGCGACGAGCTCGCCGTTGGTGCGCCGGACGAACTCGGCCCAGGTGAAGTCGCTGTCCTGGTTCTCCGGGCCGGCCGCGGAGATGAAGTAGCGCAGCGCGTCGGGCTGGTAGCGCGCGAGGACGTCGCGGACGTAGATGACGACGCCGCGGGAGGAGGAGAACTGCTTCCCCTCCATGGTGAGGAACTCGCTGGAGACGACCTCGGTGGGCAGGTTCAGGGTGCCGTAGGTGCCCGGCGCACCGCCGCGGTCACCCTCCCCGTTCTGCGCGAGGAGCTCGGCGGGCCAGATCTGGGAGTGGAAGACGATGTTGTCCTTGCCCATGAAGTAGTAGGACAGCGCCTCGGGGTCGTTCCACCACCGCCGCCACAGGTCGGGGTCGCCCTGGCGGCGGGCCCACTCGATCGAGGCGGAGAGGTAGCCGATGACGGCGTCGAACCACACGTACAGCCGCTTGGTGGGCTGGTCCTCCCAGCCCGGGACGGGGATGCCCCAGTCGATGTCGCGGGTCATCGCGCGGGGGCGGATCTCGTCGAGGATGTGCTGGGAGAACTTGATGACGTTGGGGCGCCAGGTGCCCGAGGCGGCACGGTCCTGCAGCCATGTCCCCAGCGCGCCGGCCAGCGCCGGCAGGTCGAGGAACCAGTGGTTGGTCTCGACGAACTCGGGCGTCTCGCCGTTGATCTTGCTGCGCGGGTCGATGAGGTCGGTGGGGTCGAGCTGGTTGCCGCAGTTGTCGCACTGGTCGCCGCGCGCCTCGGGGTAGGCGCAGATGGGGCACGTGCCCTCGATGTAGCGGTCGGGCAGCGTGCGCCCGGTCGAGGGGCTGATCGCGGCCTGGGTGGTCCTCTCGACCATGTAGCCGTTGTCGCGCACGGTCCGGAACATCTCCTGCACGACGGCGTAGTGGTTGCGCGTCGTCGTGCGGGTGAACAGGTCGTAGCTCAGGCCCAGTGCCACGAGGTCCTCGACGATGAGGCGGTTGTTGCGGTCGGCGAGCTCCTTGGCGCTGACCCCGGCGGCGTCCGCGGCGACGAGGATCGGCGTGCCGTGCTCGTCGGTGCCGGAGACCATGAGGACGTCGTGGCCGGCCATGCGCATGTAGCGGGAGAAGACGTCCGAGGGCACGCCGAACCCGGCGACGTGGCCGATGTGGCGAGGCCCGTTGGCGTACGGCCAGGCCACGGCGGAGAGGATGCGCGTCATGGCGACCAGCCTAGTTGCGGCGGGGCGGCCCACCCGACGGGGCCGCTCGCGCCGACGGGCCGTCCCGGCACGGGTGCGGCGGAGCCCGGCACGGGGCCGACGGGCCGGCCCGGCACGGGTCCGGCGGGGCCCGGCGCGGAGCGGGCCCCGGCGGGGCCGCCCTGCTCGCCGGTCCGGCGTCAGAAGACCGGCTTGCCGCCGGTGACGCCCAGGACGGTCGCCGAGACGTAGCTCGCCTCCGAGGGCGAGGCGAGGAACACGAACGCCGGAGCCAGCTCGGCCGGCTGCCCGGCACGGCCCAGTGGGGTGTCCCCGCCGAAGGACTCCAGGTGCTCGCCCTCCTGCGTCGCGGGCTGCAGCGGCGTCCAGATCGGACCGGGCGCCACGGCGTTGACCCGGATCCCGCGCTCGCCCACCTCGGCGGCGAGGTTGACCGTGAAGTTGTTGATCGCCGCCTTCGTGGACGCGTAGTCCAGCAGCGTCTGGGAGGGCTGGTAGGCCTGGATGGAGGACACGTTGATGATGCTGGCGCCCCGGCCCAGGTGCGGCAGGACGGCCCTGGTCAGCCAGAACATGGCGTAGAGGTTGGTCTTGAAGACCCGGTCCATGTCCTCGGTGCGGAGCTCCTCGAGCCCGGTCGTGCGGGCCATCTGGAAGCCGGCGTTGTTGACGAGCACGTCGAGACCGCCGAGCTCGGCCACGGCCCGCTCCGCGACGTCGGCGCACGTCTGCTCCTCGCGCAGGTCCCCGGGCAGGAGGACGGCGCGGCGCCCTGCCCGGCGCACCCACTCGGCGGTCTCCTCGGCGTCCTCCTGCTCCTCGGGCAGGTAGGAGATGGCGACATCGGCACCCTCGCGGGCGAAGGCGATCGCGACGGCCCGCCCGATGCCGGAGTCGCCGCCGGTGATGAGGGCGCGCAGCCCGGCCAGCCGGTCGTGACCGACGTAGGTCTCCTCGCCGTGGTCCGGCCGGGGGTTCATCCTCCCGGTCAGGCCCGGCGGCTGCTGCTCCTGGGCGGGGAAGCCGCCCTGGTCGTTCGTCAGGGCGGCCGCCCGCTCGGCGACGACGGACGTCGTGGGGGCCCGCTTCGAGGTTCTCTCGTCCATGTCCCGAACGTAACCGCACCTGCCGACTTCCTCATCCGGAGCGGCACAATGGGAGCAGCCGACTCCCGGAGGTTTGCCGTGCCCCAGGCCACGAACGTGCCCGAGCCCCAGGCCACGAAGGCGCCCGCCCGCGCGCTGATCCTCGTCGACGTGCAGCCGACCTTCTGCGAGGGTGGCGCACTGCCCAGCGAGGGAGCGAACGCCGTCGCCGAGCGGGTGGCCCGCTTCGTCCGCGGCCACGGCGACGACTACGTCGCCGTCGTCACCACGCAGGACTGGCACATCGACCCCGGCGCGCACTTCTCGGACGAGCCCGACTTCGTCGACACCTGGCCGCCGCACGGCGTGGCCGGCTCCGCAGAGGCCGAGCTGCACCCCGCCCTGGACGGCCTGTCGTTCGACGCCTCGGTGCGCAAGGGGATGTACGCCGCCGCCTACTCGGGCTTCGAGGGGGTCGACGACGAGGGCCGGTCGCTGGAGGACATCCTGCGCGGGCGCGGCGTCACCGGCGTCGACGTCGTCGGCCTCGTGGAGTCCCACTGCGTCAAGGAGACGGCGCTGGACGCCCGGCGTCGGGGGCTGGATGCGCGGGTGTTTACCGACCTCACCGTGCCGGTCACGCCCGAGCTCGGCGCCCAGGCACGCGAGGTGATGGCCGAGGCGGGTGTGGAGCTCGCCGAGTCCGGCACCTGACCCGGCCCGGAACGCCGTCACCCCTCAGGTGGCGCGGCGTTCGAGCGCGGCCTGGTAGAGCTCGCGGCGCCCCAGGCCGGTCTCGGCGGCCACGGTGGCCGCGGCGTCCTTGAGCCTGGCTCCGGCGTCGGCGAGGGCGACGACGCGGTCGACGTGGTCCTCGACGCTGGCCGCGACGGGGGTCGCCCCCGCGACGACGAGGGTGATCTCCCCGCGGACCCGCTCGGCCGCCCAGTCCGCGAGCGCGGCGAGCCCGCCGCGCCGGACCTCCTCGTAGGTCTTGGTCAGCTCCCGGCACACGGCGGCGGGCCGGTCGGGCCCGAAGGCGGCGGCCATGTCCGTCAGGGTGGCGGCGAGCCGGTGCGGGGACTCGAAGAAGACCATGGTGCGCGGCTCGGACGCGAGCGCCGTCAGTACCCGCGCCCGGTCGCCGCCCTTGCGCGGGACGAACCCCTCGAAGCAGAAGCGGTCGGTCGCGAGGCCCGAGATCGCCAGGGCCGTGAGGACGGCCGACGGGCCGGGGAGCACGCTGACGGGCACCCCCGCGTCGGTGGCCGTGCGGACGAGGCGGTACCCCGGGTCGGAGACGGAGGGCATGCCCGCGTCGGAGACGACGAGGACGCGCCCGCCGTCGCGGGCCGCCGCCACGAGGTCGCCCGCACGCTCGCCCTCGTTGTGCTCGTGGAAGCTCAGCACGCGCCCGGTCACGCGGACCCCGATCCGTGCCGCGAGGGCCCGGAGACGGCGGGTGTCCTCGGCAGCGACGACGTCGGCCTCCGCCAGCGCCCGCCGCAGCCGTGGCGGGGCGTCGCCTGCGTCGCCGATGGGGGTGGCGGCGAGGAGGATGACGCCGGGCGTCATGGGGCGCGCGCCGGCGTCGGCGTCGGCGTCGGGCACGTCGGCGTCGGGCACGTCGGGCACGTCGTCGCCGAGTGCTCCGTGGTGGTCGACCGCGCCGTCGTCCGTCCCGTCCCTGTCGTGCTCGAGGCCGGGGTGCTCGCCGGCTGCGTGCTCGCCGGCGTCCGGCTTCTCCTCGGTGCTCACCGGCCCAGTCTTCCCCACGGCACGTGGACCGGCGGCCCCCGGCGCCGCGCGCACCGACCTAGACTCACCGCGTGACCGAGCCCGGGACCGACCGCGAGCCGCCGGGCGAACCCGGCGGGCCCGAGGTCCGCCGGGTCCAGCTCCGGGACCGGCTCGCAGGGATGACCCCGCCCGGCCCACCCGGCAACCACGCGCTCGCCACGTCACCGGACGGGACCGGGGATGCGCCGGGGCGCCCGGCGGCGCGGCTGAGCGGCCCTGGCCCCGAGACCGGCCCGCCCCTCGAGAGAGGTTCCGCGGCGGACGACGAGGCGCCCGAGGCCGGCTCGGGACGCGGCACCGACGAGCCCGTGACACCGCCGACCGAGGACGAGCTGCGGGTGCGCCTGGGACTGCGCCCCCTCGCCGCGCGGACCGACCCCGCGACGCTGCTGTGGGGATGGGTGGGCCCGCTCGCCGTCGCCACGCTCGCCGCCGTGGTGCGTCTGGTGGGGCTGACCCACCCCGGGCGCCTCATCTTCGACGAGACCTACTACGTCAAGGAGGCCTTCTCCCTCCTCACGCTCGGCTACGAGGGCGACTGGCCCGCCGAGGACGCCAACGCCCGCTTCCTCGCCGGCGACTACTCGGCGCTGTCCACCGAGGCCGACTACGTCGTCCACCCGGCGGTCGGCAAGTGGATGATCGCGCTCGGGATCCAGCTGTTCGGCGCCGACAACGGGACGGGCTGGCGGTTCTCGGGCGCCGTCGTCGGCGCGCTCTCGGTGCTGCTCCTCGCCCGTGTCGCGACGCGGATGTTCCGCTCGCCGCTGCTGGGCACGACCGCAGGCCTGCTGCTCGCCCTCGACGGCATCCACCTCACGCTCTCCCGCACCGCCCTGCTCGACATCTTCCTCAGCTTCTGGGTGCTCGTCGGGCTGTGGTTCGTCCTGCGCGACCGGGAGTCCAGCCGCGCCGCCCTCGCCCGGCGCGTGGCCGCCGAGACCGCGTCGGGCCGCACCCTGAGCGCGTGGGGACCACGCGTGGGTCCGCGCTGGTGGCTCGTGGGCGCCGGCGCCGCCCTCGGCCTCGCCAGCGGGGTGAAGTGGTCGGGGATCTACGCCGTCGCGGTCCTCGGCGTCCTGGCCTTCGCCTGGGACGTCGCCGCCCGTCGCGCGGTGGGCACGCGGCTGTGGCTGGGGTCCGGGGTCTTCCGGGGCGGCCTGCCCGCGTTCGTCGCGCTCGTGCCGACGGCGGCCCTGACCTACGTCGCCGGCTGGTTCTCGTGGTTCGTCCAGCCCGACGCCTATCGCCGGCAGTGGGCGGCCGACCTGCGCGCCGCCGGTGACGTCGTCCCGCGCGGGTGGCTGCCCGACGCCGTCAACTCCTGGTGGGAGTACCACCTGGTGATGTGGCAGTTCCACAACAACCTCGACTCCGAGCACACGTACGAGGCCCACCCGGCGGGCTGGCTGCTCCAGCTGCGGCCCACCTCGATGTACTGGCCCGACCCGGCCCCGCCGCCGGAGGCCTGCGGGGCCGAGCGGTGCGTCGAGGCGATCGTCGCCCTGGGCAACCCGGCGGTGTGGTGGGCCGGTGCCGCGGCGCTCCTCGTCGTCGTCTACCTCGCGGCCCGGCGGGACTGGCGGGCCTGGGCGGTCCTGGCTGGGTACGGCGCGATGTACGTGCCGTGGCTGTTCTACTCCCACCGCACGATCTTCACCTTCTACTCCGTCGCCTTCGTCCCCTACGTGGTCCTCGGCCTGGTCATGGCGCTCGGCTGGGTCATGGGGATCGTCCGCCCGCCCGGCGCGGCGCCCGTCGGCCCCGACGACGACGGCGACGGAGGCGTCGACGGCACCGGCTCGCCCACCCCGCTGGCCTGGGTGGTGCTCGCTCTCGTCGTCGGCCTCACGGTGGCGCTGTTCGTCTTCTTCTGGCCGGTCTGGACCGGCCGGACCATCGCCTACGACGCCTGGCTCCTGCGCATGTGGCTGCCCCGCTGGGTGTGAGGGCCCACAATGGGACGCCCACCCCAGCCAGCTCCCTGGAGGACCGTGTGACCTCGACCGTGCGCGGAGCGCGCATCCTCATCACCGGCGCGAGCCGCGGCATGGGCCGCCTCTTCGCCGAGCGTGCCGCGGCCGAGGGCGCCGCCGCGCTCGCCCTGTGGGGCCGGGACGCCGACGCCCTCGCCGAGGTGGCGGCGAGCATCGCCCGGCCCGGTCTGCGCGTGCGCACCGACGTCGTCGACCTGGAGGACCTGGACGGCCTCGACGCCGCGGCCGAGGCGGTGCTCGCGGACCTCGGCGGCCTCGACGTCCTCGTCAACAACGCCGGGGTCATCACCGGCAACCGTTACTACTGGGAGCTCGAGCCGGGCGCGGTGAGCCACACCCTGCGGGTCAACACCCTGGCCCCCATGCACCTCGTCTCCCGGCTGCTGCCCGCGATGCTGGCCGAGCCCGGCCGGGCCAAGTGCATCCTCAACGTGGCCTCGGCCGCGGGCATCGTGCCCAACCCGCGGATGTCGGTCTACGCGGCGTCCAAGGCGGCGATGCTGAGCTGGTCCGACACGCTGAGGCTCGAGCTCGAGCAGGCCGGCCACCACCACGTCAGCGTCACGACCTTCAGCCCGTCGTACGTGGCCACCGGGATGTTCTCCGGCACCCGGCCTGTCGCGCTCACCCCGGTCCTGACGCCCGAACGGGCGGTGGACCGCGCGTGGCGGGGGATGCTCGCGGGCCGGGCGCACGTGGTCACCCCCGCGATGGTCCTCGTCGCGCGGGCCGCCCGGGGCGCACTGCCGACGCGGGCCTGGGACCGGCTGGCACGGACCTTCGGGGTGCACCGGTCGATGGACGGGTTCGCCGGCCGTCACTGACCTCGCCGCGGGACGCCGCCGGGTCAGCCTCCCGCGCCGCCCCGCGGCCAGGGGCACCCGGGCCCGCCCGCCCGGGTCAGCCAGTTCCACGCACGCGGGTCACCCAGACGGCGCCGGCCGCGGGCAGGCCGATCTCGGCGGGTTCGCCGCCGTCCACCCGGATGCTGATCGTGCCGGCGAACTCGCGGCGCTCGAGCACCTCGAGCTCGGTGTCGAGGGCGACCCCCAGATCGGCGAAGTAGCGCAGCACCTGGGGGTCGTCGTCGGAGATCCGAGCCACCCGCACCAGCGAGCCGTCGGGCGCACGGTCGAGCGGGGCGGCGGGCGGTGCGGGCACGGTGCCGTCCGCCGCCGGGATGGGATCGCCGTGCGGGTCGCGCTCGGGATGACCGAGCCGGGCGTCGAGGGCGTCGACGAGGCGGTCGGAGACGGCGTGCTCGAGCACCTCGGCCTCGTCGTGCACCTCGTCCCAGGCGTAGCCGAGCTCGGCGACGAGGAACGTCTCGAGGATTCGGTGCCGGCGCACCATCCCCAGGGCGGCGGTCCGGCCGGCGGCGGTGAGCTCGATCGAGCCGTACCGGGCATGGGTGAGTAGGCCCTGCACCGTGAGCTTCTTGACCGCCTCCGAGACCGTGGAGGGCGAGTTGCCGAGCTTGCGGGCGAGCATGGTCGTGGTCACCGGGTCGTCGGACCACTCCTGGGCGGACCAGATGACCTTGAGGTAGTCCTCGGTGGCAGGCGTCAGCTCGGGCACGACGCCACGCTACGCGAGCCGGACACCCCCGGTCCGCGGGCCGCGGCCCCGCCGCAGCGCGCCGAGTGTGGCGTTGTTGCGCCTCCCGCGGCCGGCTCGACAGCAAGAACGTCCCAGTCGGCGGGCCGCCCCTGGCTCTCCGGGGCGCCCGCGGTCCGCGGGCCGGACCGCGCCGCGTCGTGGTTCACTAATGTTTCGGTCCACCGAACTTCACTGAGAGGGTGACACGAACATGGTGTCCGACGTTCGAGCCCGTCCCCGCCGGACGCTGCCACTGCTCGGGCCCGCGTTCGTCGCGGCCGTGGCGTACGTCGACCCCGGGAACGTCGCGGCCAACATCACCGCCGGTGCCCGCTACGGCTTCCTCCTCGTGTGGGTCATCGTCGTCGCGAACGCCATGGCCGTCCTCGTGCAGTACCAGTCGGCGAAGCTGGGTCTCGTCACGGGCCGGACCATGCCCGAGCTGCTCGGGGAGCGGCTGCGCCGTCCGGCCCGGCTGGCCTTCTGGGGGCAGGCCGAGCTCGTCGCGGCCGCCACCGACCTCGCGGAGATCATCGGCGGTGCCATCGCCCTGTACCTGCTGTTCGGGACGCCGCTGCTCGTCGGCGGGGTGATCGTCGGCGCGGTCTCCATGCTGCTCCTCGCCGTCCAGACCTACTTCGGCCAGCG is a window from the Georgenia muralis genome containing:
- a CDS encoding SDR family NAD(P)-dependent oxidoreductase — encoded protein: MTSTVRGARILITGASRGMGRLFAERAAAEGAAALALWGRDADALAEVAASIARPGLRVRTDVVDLEDLDGLDAAAEAVLADLGGLDVLVNNAGVITGNRYYWELEPGAVSHTLRVNTLAPMHLVSRLLPAMLAEPGRAKCILNVASAAGIVPNPRMSVYAASKAAMLSWSDTLRLELEQAGHHHVSVTTFSPSYVATGMFSGTRPVALTPVLTPERAVDRAWRGMLAGRAHVVTPAMVLVARAARGALPTRAWDRLARTFGVHRSMDGFAGRH
- the rsmI gene encoding 16S rRNA (cytidine(1402)-2'-O)-methyltransferase, with the translated sequence MTPGVILLAATPIGDAGDAPPRLRRALAEADVVAAEDTRRLRALAARIGVRVTGRVLSFHEHNEGERAGDLVAAARDGGRVLVVSDAGMPSVSDPGYRLVRTATDAGVPVSVLPGPSAVLTALAISGLATDRFCFEGFVPRKGGDRARVLTALASEPRTMVFFESPHRLAATLTDMAAAFGPDRPAAVCRELTKTYEEVRRGGLAALADWAAERVRGEITLVVAGATPVAASVEDHVDRVVALADAGARLKDAAATVAAETGLGRRELYQAALERRAT
- a CDS encoding isochorismatase family protein, coding for MPQATNVPEPQATKAPARALILVDVQPTFCEGGALPSEGANAVAERVARFVRGHGDDYVAVVTTQDWHIDPGAHFSDEPDFVDTWPPHGVAGSAEAELHPALDGLSFDASVRKGMYAAAYSGFEGVDDEGRSLEDILRGRGVTGVDVVGLVESHCVKETALDARRRGLDARVFTDLTVPVTPELGAQAREVMAEAGVELAESGT
- a CDS encoding dolichyl-phosphate-mannose--protein mannosyltransferase — protein: MTEPGTDREPPGEPGGPEVRRVQLRDRLAGMTPPGPPGNHALATSPDGTGDAPGRPAARLSGPGPETGPPLERGSAADDEAPEAGSGRGTDEPVTPPTEDELRVRLGLRPLAARTDPATLLWGWVGPLAVATLAAVVRLVGLTHPGRLIFDETYYVKEAFSLLTLGYEGDWPAEDANARFLAGDYSALSTEADYVVHPAVGKWMIALGIQLFGADNGTGWRFSGAVVGALSVLLLARVATRMFRSPLLGTTAGLLLALDGIHLTLSRTALLDIFLSFWVLVGLWFVLRDRESSRAALARRVAAETASGRTLSAWGPRVGPRWWLVGAGAALGLASGVKWSGIYAVAVLGVLAFAWDVAARRAVGTRLWLGSGVFRGGLPAFVALVPTAALTYVAGWFSWFVQPDAYRRQWAADLRAAGDVVPRGWLPDAVNSWWEYHLVMWQFHNNLDSEHTYEAHPAGWLLQLRPTSMYWPDPAPPPEACGAERCVEAIVALGNPAVWWAGAAALLVVVYLAARRDWRAWAVLAGYGAMYVPWLFYSHRTIFTFYSVAFVPYVVLGLVMALGWVMGIVRPPGAAPVGPDDDGDGGVDGTGSPTPLAWVVLALVVGLTVALFVFFWPVWTGRTIAYDAWLLRMWLPRWV
- a CDS encoding metal-dependent transcriptional regulator yields the protein MPELTPATEDYLKVIWSAQEWSDDPVTTTMLARKLGNSPSTVSEAVKKLTVQGLLTHARYGSIELTAAGRTAALGMVRRHRILETFLVAELGYAWDEVHDEAEVLEHAVSDRLVDALDARLGHPERDPHGDPIPAADGTVPAPPAAPLDRAPDGSLVRVARISDDDPQVLRYFADLGVALDTELEVLERREFAGTISIRVDGGEPAEIGLPAAGAVWVTRVRGTG
- the metG gene encoding methionine--tRNA ligase; the protein is MTRILSAVAWPYANGPRHIGHVAGFGVPSDVFSRYMRMAGHDVLMVSGTDEHGTPILVAADAAGVSAKELADRNNRLIVEDLVALGLSYDLFTRTTTRNHYAVVQEMFRTVRDNGYMVERTTQAAISPSTGRTLPDRYIEGTCPICAYPEARGDQCDNCGNQLDPTDLIDPRSKINGETPEFVETNHWFLDLPALAGALGTWLQDRAASGTWRPNVIKFSQHILDEIRPRAMTRDIDWGIPVPGWEDQPTKRLYVWFDAVIGYLSASIEWARRQGDPDLWRRWWNDPEALSYYFMGKDNIVFHSQIWPAELLAQNGEGDRGGAPGTYGTLNLPTEVVSSEFLTMEGKQFSSSRGVVIYVRDVLARYQPDALRYFISAAGPENQDSDFTWAEFVRRTNGELVAGWGNLVNRTAAMIAKSFGEIPAPGELEPIDTELLETVRAGFATVGESIGSHRQRAALAEAMRLVGEANTYVTRTEPFKLKAPEQRQRLATVLHTLAQSVSDLNVMLSPFLPHAANAVDRVLGGPGDVAPMPRIEEVEDLDGGDPYPVITGSYGRDVVPVWGPRPVTPGTPVAKPVPVFTKLDDSVVDDELARLRGQG
- a CDS encoding SDR family oxidoreductase, translated to MDERTSKRAPTTSVVAERAAALTNDQGGFPAQEQQPPGLTGRMNPRPDHGEETYVGHDRLAGLRALITGGDSGIGRAVAIAFAREGADVAISYLPEEQEDAEETAEWVRRAGRRAVLLPGDLREEQTCADVAERAVAELGGLDVLVNNAGFQMARTTGLEELRTEDMDRVFKTNLYAMFWLTRAVLPHLGRGASIINVSSIQAYQPSQTLLDYASTKAAINNFTVNLAAEVGERGIRVNAVAPGPIWTPLQPATQEGEHLESFGGDTPLGRAGQPAELAPAFVFLASPSEASYVSATVLGVTGGKPVF